One Mugil cephalus isolate CIBA_MC_2020 chromosome 12, CIBA_Mcephalus_1.1, whole genome shotgun sequence DNA segment encodes these proteins:
- the LOC125018074 gene encoding trace amine-associated receptor 13c-like: MEGDELCFPQLNTSCRKLKRSHFDIVCTHIILSSISLLTAALNLLVIISISHFKQLHTPTNLLLLSLAVSDFFVGLLMIFQITLIEGCWYFGDLVCVLYSVLDLVIPSSSVGTMVLISVDRYAAICYPLHYTTKVTQRRVQICVSLCWICSLFYTGVMIKESLKQPGRFNSCIGECVIDSDLTKQFVDLMLTFILPISVIIVLYLRVFVVAVSQARAMRSNITSLTLQRSGKVTAKKSELKAARTLGVVVLVFLACICPYFCVSLTDQENLISYASSIFVVCLFYFNSCLNPIIYAFFYPWFRKSMKVIVTLQILTPGSCNVNVL, translated from the exons ATGGAGGGAGATGAACTCTGTTTTCCACAGCTCAACACCTCCTGCAGGAAGCTAAAGCGTTCTCACTTTGACATTGTGTGTACTCACATTATcctgtcctccatctctctaCTGACTGCAGCTCTCAACCTGCTcgtcatcatctccatctcccacttCAA gcagctccacactcccaccaacctcctcctcctctctctagcTGTCTCAGATTTCTTCGTGGGCCTCCTCATGATCTTTCAGATCACACTCATAGAAGGATGCTGGTATTTTGGTGACCTGGTGTGTGTCCTGTATTCAGTTTTAGACTTAGTCATTCCATCTTCCTCAGTAGGAACCATGGTGCTCATATCTGTTGACCGCTATGCTGCCATTTGTTATCCTTTACATTATACCACCAAAGTCACTCAGAGGAGAGTTCagatctgtgtctctctgtgttggatCTGCTCTCTCTTTTATACAGGTGTGATGATTAAGGAGAGTCTGAAACAACCAGGGAGGTTTAATTCCTGCATCGGAGAGTGTGTGATTGATTCTGATTTGACCAAACAATTTGTAGATCTCATGTTGACTTTCATTCTGCCCATAAGTGTCATCATAGTTCTGTATCTGAGAGtatttgtggtggctgtgtctcAGGCTCGTGCCATGCGCTCTAATATTACATCTCTTACTCTGCAGCGTTCAGGGAAAGTAACTGCTAAGAAGTCTGAACTGAAAGCAGCCAGGACTCTTGGGGTTGTTGTACTTGTGTTTCTAGCATGTATCTGtccatatttctgtgtttcactCACAGACCAGGAGAATTTGATTAGTTATGCATCCTCTATCTTTGTAGTTTGTCTGTTCTATTTTAACTCCTGTCTAAACCCAATCATCTACGCCTTTTTCTATCCCTGGTTTAGAAAATCTATGAAAGTTATTGTGACCCTTCAAATACTGACTCCTGGCTCCTGTAATGTTAACGTCCTGTAA
- the LOC125018079 gene encoding trace amine-associated receptor 13c-like, whose amino-acid sequence MEGDELCFPQLNTSCRKLKRSHFDTVCIHIILSSISLLTAALNLLVIISISHFKQLHTPTNLLLLSLAVSDFFVGLLVFFQIMLLDGCWYFGDLMCVIYSVLDFIIVSSSVGTMVLISVDRYAAICYPLHYPTKVTQRRVQICVSLCWICSLFYVLVLIKESLKQPDRFNSCIGECVIDFDFTKRFVDLMLTFFLPISVIIVLYLRVFVVAVSQARAMRSNITSLTLQRSGKVTAKKSELKAARTLGVVVLVFLACFCPYFCVSFTGQEVLLNPSSFVFVGFLIYFNSCLNPIIYAFFYPWFRKSMKVIVTLQILTPGSCNANVL is encoded by the exons ATGGAGGGAGATGAACTCTGTTTTCCACAGCTCAACACCTCCTGCAGGAAGCTAAAGCGTTCTCACTTTGATACTGTGTGTATTCACATTATcctgtcctccatctctctaCTGACTGCAGCTCTCAACCTGCTcgtcatcatctccatctcccacttCAA gcagctccacactcccaccaacctcctcctcctctctctagcTGTCTCAGATTTCTTTGTGGGCCTCCTCGTGTTCTTTCAGATCATGCTCTTAGATGGATGCTGGTATTTTGGTGACCtaatgtgtgtcatttattcagttttagaCTTCATCATTGTGTCTTCCTCAGTAGGAACCATGGTGCTCATATCTGTTGACCGCTATGCTGCCATTTGTTATCCTTTACATTATCCCACCAAAGTCACTCAGAGGAGAGTTCagatctgtgtctctctgtgttggatCTGTTCTCTCTTCTATGTATTAGTGTTGATTAAGGAGAGTTTGAAACAACCAGACAGGTTTAATTCCTGCATTGGAGAGTGTGTGATTGATTTTGACTTTACCAAACGATTTGTAGATCTCATGTTGACTTTCTTTCTGCCCATAAGTGTCATCATAGTTCTGTATCTGAGAGtatttgtggtggctgtgtctcAGGCTCGTGCCATGCGCTCTAATATTACATCTCTTACTCTGCAGCGTTCAGGGAAAGTAACTGCTAAGAAGTCTGAACTGAAAGCAGCCAGGACTCTTGGGGTTGTTGTACTTGTGTTTCTAGCATGTTTCTGtccatatttctgtgtttcattcacagGGCAGGAGGTTTTACTCAATCCTTCATCCTTTGTCTTTGTAGGTTTTCTGATCTATTTCAACTCCTGTCTAAACCCAATCATCTACGCCTTTTTCTATCCCTGGTTTAGAAAATCTATGAAAGTTATTGTGACCCTTCAAATACTGACTCCTGGCTCCTGTAATGCCAACGTCCTGTAA
- the LOC125018072 gene encoding trace amine-associated receptor 13c-like, producing the protein MEGEELCFPQLNTSCRKLKRSHFDTVCLLSIMSSISLLTAALNLLVIISISHFKQLHTPTNLLLLSLAVSDFFVGLLMIFQITLIEGCWYFSDLVCVIYSVLAIVIPSSSVGTMVLISVDRYAAICYPLHYPTKVTQRRVQICVSLCWIFSLFYVLVMIKESLEQPGRFNSCIGECVIDFDLTKQFVDLILSFFLPISVIIVLYLRVFVVAVSQARAMRSNITSLTLQRSGKVTAKKSELKAARTLGVVVLVFLACICPYFCVLLTSQDILINPLSFIFVVSLFYFNSCLNPIIYAFFYPWFRKSMKVIVTLQILTPGSCNANVL; encoded by the exons ATGGAGGGAGAAGAACTCTGTTTTCCTCAGCTCAACACCTCCTGCAGGAAGCTAAAGCGTTCTCATTTTGACACTGTGTGTCTTCTCAGTATAATGTCCTCCATCTCTCTACTGACTGCAGCTCTCAACCTGCTcgtcatcatctccatctcccacttCAA gcagctccacactcccaccaacctcctcctcctctctctagcTGTCTCAGATTTTTTCGTGGGCCTCCTCATGATCTTTCAAATCACCCTCATAGAAGGATGCTGGTATTTCAGTGACCTGGTGTGTGTCATTTATTCAGTTCTGGCCATAGTCATTCCATCTTCCTCAGTAGGAACCATGGTGCTCATATCTGTTGACCGCTATGCTGCCATTTGTTATCCTTTACATTATCCCACCAAAGTCACTCAGAGGAGAGTTCagatctgtgtctctctgtgttggatcttttctctcttctatGTATTAGTGATGATTAAGGAGAGTCTGGAACAACCAGGCAGATTCAATTCCTGCATCGGAGAGTGTGTGATTGACTTTGACTTGACAAAGCAATTTGTAGATCTCATTTTGTCGTTCTTTCTGCCCATAAGTGTCATCATAGTTCTGTATCTGAGAGtatttgtggtggctgtgtctcAGGCTCGTGCCATGCGCTCTAATATTACATCTCTTACTCTGCAGCGTTCAGGGAAAGTAACAGCTAAGAAGTCTGAACTGAAAGCAGCCAGGACTCTTGGGGTTGTTGTACTTGTGTTTCTAGCATGTATCTGtccatatttctgtgttttattgacAAGCCAAGACATTTTGATCAATCCTTTGTCCTTTATCTTTGTAGTTTCTCTGTTCTATTTTAACTCCTGTCTAAACCCAATCATCTACGCCTTTTTCTATCCCTGGTTTAGAAAATCTATGAAAGTTATTGTAACACTTCAAATACTGACTCCTGGCTCCTGTAATGCCAACGTCCTGTAA
- the LOC125018081 gene encoding trace amine-associated receptor 13c-like, protein MEGDELCFPQLNTSCRKLKRSHVDIVCIHVILSSISLLTAALNLLVIISISHFKQLHTPTNLLLLSLAVSDFFVSLPVFFQITLIEGCWYFGDLVCVLYSVLALVITSSSVGTMVLISVDRYAAICYPLHYPTKVTQRRVQICVSLCWICSLFYAGVLLKESLKQPGRLNSCIGECVIDFDIIKQFVDLMLTFFLPISVIIVLYLRVFVVAVSQARAMRSNITALTLQRSGKVTAKKSELKAARTLGVVVLVFLTCIFPIFCVFFTDQEALYNFSSALFLTCLFYFNSCLNPIIYAFFYPWFRKSMKVIVTLQILKPGSSNANIL, encoded by the exons ATGGAGGGAGATGAACTCTGTTTTCCACAGCTCAACACCTCCTGCAGGAAGCTAAAGCGTTCTCACGTTGACATTGTGTGTATTCACGTTATcctgtcctccatctctctaCTGACTGCAGCTCTCAACCTGCTcgtcatcatctccatctcccacttCAA gcagctccacactcccaccaacctcctcctcctctctctagcTGTCTCAGATTTCTTCGTGAGCCTCCCCGTGTTCTTTCAGATCACGCTCATAGAAGGATGCTGGTATTTTGGTGACCTGGTGTGTGTCCTGTATTCAGTTCTGGCTTTAGTCATCACGTCTTCCTCAGTAGGAACCATGGTGCTCATATCTGTTGACCGCTATGCTGCCATTTGTTATCCTTTACATTATCCCACCAAAGTCACTCAGAGGAGAGTTCAgatctgtgtgtctctgtgttggatCTGTTCTCTCTTCTATGCAGGTGTGTTGTTGAAGGAGAGTCTGAAACAACCAGGCAGGTTGAATTCCTGCATTGGAGAGTGTGTGATTGATTTTGACATTATCAAACAATTTGTAGATCTCATGTTGACTTTCTTTCTGCCCATAAGTGTCATCATCGTTCTGTATCTGAGAGtatttgtggtggctgtgtcACAGGCTCGTGCCATGCGCTCTAATATTACAGCTCTTACTCTGCAGCGTTCAGGGAAAGTAACAGCTAAGAAGTCTGAACTGAAAGCAGCCAGGACTCTTGGGGTTGTTGTACTTGTGTTTCTAACATGTATCTTTCcaatattctgtgtttttttcacagaTCAGGAGGCTTTGTACAATTTTTcatctgctttatttttaacttgTCTGTTCTATTTTAACTCCTGTCTAAACCCAATCATCTACGCCTTTTTCTATCCCTGGTTTAGAAAATCTATGAAAGTGATAGTGACACTTCAAATACTGAAGCCTGGGTCCTCTAATGCCAACATACTCTAG